The Thermoanaerobaculia bacterium genome has a segment encoding these proteins:
- a CDS encoding hydrogenase maturation nickel metallochaperone HypA, whose protein sequence is MHETGLAADAYRIARDAADARGGGAIESVTLVVGELSAVEPELLGFAWEAVVSGTPDARARLVVEWRRATQRCAACGEIAERAPGSWLRLCPICGDALAVTGGDELDVRSVAFEGGDA, encoded by the coding sequence ATGCACGAGACCGGCCTCGCGGCCGACGCGTACCGTATCGCCCGGGACGCCGCCGACGCCCGGGGCGGGGGCGCGATCGAATCGGTCACTCTCGTCGTCGGGGAACTTTCGGCGGTCGAACCGGAGCTCCTGGGGTTCGCGTGGGAGGCGGTCGTCTCCGGAACTCCCGACGCCCGAGCCCGGCTCGTCGTCGAATGGCGGCGGGCGACGCAGCGTTGCGCCGCCTGCGGCGAGATCGCGGAGCGCGCTCCGGGGAGCTGGCTCCGCCTCTGCCCGATCTGCGGCGACGCGCTCGCCGTCACCGGCGGCGACGAGCTCGACGTGCGGAGCGTGGCTTTCGAAGGAGGAGACGCATGA
- a CDS encoding Rieske 2Fe-2S domain-containing protein — protein sequence MTEIDRRRILGGAGMLIAAELASGACANGGGGSVKSGQIVVASSDLAGGRRVTVMVGENPVEVFREESGVTARLLRCTHTGCVVKWEPASRRYLCACHDGRFDENGNPVAGPPPYPLRLVPAIVDGERIVVG from the coding sequence ATGACCGAAATCGACCGGCGGCGGATCCTCGGCGGCGCCGGAATGCTGATCGCGGCGGAGCTGGCCTCGGGCGCCTGCGCGAACGGAGGCGGCGGGTCGGTGAAGTCCGGGCAGATCGTGGTGGCATCATCCGACCTCGCCGGCGGGCGCCGCGTCACCGTCATGGTCGGCGAGAACCCGGTGGAGGTCTTCCGCGAAGAGAGCGGGGTGACCGCGCGTCTCCTTCGCTGCACGCACACGGGCTGCGTCGTGAAGTGGGAGCCGGCTTCGCGCCGCTATCTCTGTGCGTGCCACGACGGCCGGTTCGACGAGAATGGAAACCCGGTCGCGGGACCGCCGCCGTACCCGCTCCGCCTCGTGCCCGCCATCGTCGACGGCGAACGCATTGTCGTCGGTTAG
- the hypB gene encoding hydrogenase nickel incorporation protein HypB has translation MTEIDVRQKVLATNAAAAESLRSGFRLTGTLVVNLISSPGSGKTTFLEATARALRDRLRLGALDGDIATERDADRLRRQGIPARQILTGGACHLDARQIEKALAEENGRLSTLDLLLIENVGNLICPTSYDLGEDFKVALLSVTEGDDKPFKYPAIFARAAVTVVTKADLLEHVEFDLGAVRDQVAALNPSGAFLVTSSRTGAGMDAWYALLENALAEKRGAPALASR, from the coding sequence ATGACCGAGATCGACGTTCGCCAGAAGGTGCTCGCGACCAACGCCGCGGCCGCCGAATCGCTGCGAAGCGGTTTCCGTCTGACGGGAACCCTCGTCGTGAACCTCATCTCCTCCCCCGGCTCGGGAAAGACGACCTTCCTCGAAGCGACGGCCCGGGCGCTGCGCGACCGGCTCCGGCTCGGCGCGCTCGACGGCGACATCGCGACGGAGCGGGATGCGGATCGCCTCCGGCGCCAGGGAATCCCGGCGCGCCAGATCCTGACGGGGGGCGCCTGCCATCTCGACGCGCGGCAGATCGAGAAAGCGCTCGCGGAGGAGAACGGACGCCTCTCGACGCTCGACCTCCTCCTGATCGAGAACGTCGGGAATCTGATCTGCCCGACCTCCTACGATCTCGGCGAGGACTTCAAGGTCGCGCTCCTGTCGGTCACCGAAGGCGACGACAAGCCGTTCAAGTATCCGGCGATCTTCGCGCGCGCCGCCGTGACCGTCGTCACGAAGGCCGATCTCCTCGAGCACGTGGAATTCGATCTGGGTGCGGTCCGCGACCAGGTCGCGGCGCTCAACCCGTCGGGCGCCTTTCTCGTCACGTCCTCTCGCACCGGCGCGGGCATGGACGCCTGGTACGCGCTCCTCGAAAACGCGCTCGCCGAAAAGCGCGGCGCTCCCGCGCTCGCCTCACGATGA